A stretch of Acidimicrobiales bacterium DNA encodes these proteins:
- a CDS encoding class I SAM-dependent methyltransferase has product MAVGDRERWNEKWSSVGVGTGHRSQLAELVAPWLPDRGTLLDVAGGGAPAAIAFAKHGLAVTVADVSDVGLQKAREEAALAGLEIDTVEVDLEAEPLPAGPWDVITVANYLQRELFPAMVEQLAAGGVLAVVIATETNLERCNKPGRPFLLDRDELPTLVPGLEILHHTEDWRDNGRHEAHLVARTS; this is encoded by the coding sequence AGTGGTCCTCCGTCGGTGTCGGAACCGGTCATCGCTCGCAGCTCGCGGAACTCGTCGCGCCCTGGCTCCCCGACCGCGGCACGCTGCTCGACGTGGCCGGGGGTGGTGCTCCCGCCGCGATCGCGTTCGCGAAGCACGGCCTCGCAGTCACGGTCGCCGACGTCAGCGACGTCGGGCTGCAGAAGGCTCGCGAGGAGGCGGCGCTCGCCGGTCTGGAGATCGACACGGTGGAAGTGGATCTGGAGGCCGAGCCGCTGCCGGCCGGCCCCTGGGACGTCATCACCGTCGCCAACTACCTTCAGCGCGAGCTGTTCCCGGCGATGGTCGAACAACTCGCCGCCGGCGGCGTCCTCGCCGTCGTGATCGCAACCGAGACGAACCTCGAGCGCTGCAACAAGCCGGGCCGCCCGTTCCTACTCGACCGTGACGAGTTGCCCACCCTCGTACCCGGCCTCGAGATCCTCCACCACACCGAGGACTGGCGCGACAACGGCCGCCACGAAGCCCACCTCGTCGCCCGCACCAGTTGA